The nucleotide window AAAGAAAAGCAACCTTTAAAGATCAACGGTTTCAATTTCTTAGATAAATTAAGCGGCAAGGGCATTAATTTTCTGCGTGGGCGTTATGCAGGCCTTACAACGTCAGCCATTTTGTCTATTGCTGCTGTGGTGTTGTTCTTTCAGCCGGGTCTGAAATATGGCGTTGATTTTACAGGGGGAACGTTAGTTGATGTTCACGCGATGGATTTATCTGTTGAACAAATCAGAAATACGCTGGGAAGCCACCACTTATCAGATGCGCTTATTCAGGAAACAGGGAAGGCGGGGGACTTTCTGGTCAGGCTGCCTGTGACATCAACTGAACCTGGTGCCACATCACAGCAAGTTAATGATTTAAAAGAAGCTGTACTGACTATTCAGCCTGATGCTGACTTTCCTAAAGTCGATATGGTGGGTCCTAAAGTCAGTGGTAATTTTTCTGATAACACGATCCTGGCTATCTTGTTAGCTGGAGTAGGGATGTTAATCTACCTGACACTGCGGTTTGAATCTCATTTTGCTATCGCTGCAACATTAACGATTGCTTTAGATTTAACTAAAACCATTGGTTTCTTTGCGTTAACAGGCGTTGAATTTAATCTGACGGCAGTGGCGGCATTGTTAGCCCTTATCGGTTATTCCATCAATGACAAAGTGGTGGTGTTTGATCGGATCCGAGAAAGCATACGGGCCACACCGGACAAACCGATTATTCAACTGATGAATGAGAGTATTTCGTCGACATTAACCAGGACCGTATTTACGTCTGTTACCACATTTTTGGCACTTTTACCGATGGGTATTGCAGGAGGATCAGCCGTTTCAAGTTTTGCCTTACCTATGCTTTTTGGCATAGTGATTGGTACAAGTTCATCAGTATTTATTGCGGCTCCTATTTTGTATTTCTTGAGTCAACGCAGAAGCCAAAAGGGTCTGGCACTGCTGAGACCAACGACAGAAGAAATGCGTGAGAAGTTGGCTCAAATTCCTTAGAGAGGATAAGTATGGTTTGGCTATTGCTGTTAAGTGGTTTAGTACTGCTCATTGTTGGAGCGGATATGCTGGTAAAAGGGGCTGCCAAGCTTGCCGGTAGTTTTGGTGTGCCACCCTTAGTCATTGGCTTAACCGGCGTCGCCTTTGGAACAAGTGCTCCTGAACTCGCTGTCAGCGTTAAATCTGCCTGGTCCGGCCAGGCAGAGCTGGCTATTGCGAATGTGATTGGAAGTAATATTTTTAACATTCTATTCATTCTTGGTCTGGCTGCACTCATATCCCCATTACTCGTTTCCAAGCAGCTTATCAGACAGGATGTGCCTATTATGATTGCTGTATCAGCCATAGCGACAGTCATGGTATGGAATGGATTACTTGAGAGATGGGAATCAGCCATTTTGTTTTTAGCTTTACTTGCTTACACCGGTTTTCTGTTTATCCAAGGAAAAAAGCAAAACGATAAAGAGGGAATAGCTGAAATCGATGAATTACTCTCCGTGAATACACCGACATGGAAAAGCGTATTGTATTTCTTTGTCGGCCTGATATTACTGGTGTTAGGTGCTCGCTGGTTAGTACAAAGTGCGGTTAGCATTGCTACAGGACTAGGTGTTAGTGAGGCCGTTATCGGACTAACCATTGTTGCAGTCGGCACGTCATTACCCGAAGTCATGACCTCAGTTATGGCAACAATACGAGGGGAGCGAGACATTGCAATTGGTAACGTCGTCGGTAGTAATATTTTCAATATACTCTGTGTGCTTGGCCTGGCAGGACTCATCTCACCAGAACCATTAATTGCGGGCCCACAACTGGCAACATTAGATATACCTGTCATGTTGGCTGTTTCAGTTTTATGTCTACCTTTATTTTTTGTGGGTGCCACATTAACCCGGTTTGAGGGATTTTTATTCCTGCTTTTATATACATCTTATGTTTCGTACATGATTTTAGTGGTTACTCAGGCTAACTTCGCAACGACATTAGAACAGGCTTTAATCTATGGCTTGATTCCAGCTGTATTTATTTATGTCAGTTTTACTTTAGTAAGAGATTTGATGCAGCGGGAGAAAGAATAATCAACGCTAGTAAGTCCAGTTTGAGACAAAATTACAGAATACAAAATCGTCCATCTGGACTTACTAACATTTATTTATTAATGATTGTTTTGGATCTCTGATTAACCAGAATTTGAGATCTAATAAATAAAACAAGCAGACAAAAAGTGCTGAATAACCACTTTTTGAATTTAAAAATCTGCAGTGTGATTACCCGAAATGAATGTCAGATTTTAAATTTCGAACACCTGCAAAACGACACAAAAAACATCCTCAATGACAGCAAACGATTTGTCATAACGCATATTATAAGAACAGACCAGAAGCGGATTTGGACATCTTAAAAATCGAGTCATTCGGCTCTCGTTTTTGCGTCTATTTAAGTTCGCATAATATATATTATGTTAAATAGCATATATAATAATGCTTTCTAAAGTAGATGTGAGTATTTACATGGATTTCTTAAGACCAACCTCTTTTGGTGGTTAAAAGCACAGATATTTGTGATGAAGATAACGTTCAGACAGGCTCGATATGCAGCCAGAATGACAAAGAAACAAGTGGCTGAGTACCTGGAAATATCACCAGGCACTGTGGCTAATTATGAGAAAACAAACCATGCCCCCAAAGTAATTATTGAGTGTCTTTTATTGCTTGGTGGCAAGATGCCAAGTATCGGCCGTCGGAATTGTTTTGAGGGTTGGTCTTTTGGCAATGGTTATCTGTGGTCACCCTCTGGAGAGAAATTTACCAGTGGAGAAATTCTCGCATCGCGTATTACTAAAAAATTGGCGGATGAACTTTATGAAGAGAATCTGAGGCTAAGAAAACAAAAAACATAGTCGCCAAAAAAAAGAGCGATTAATTTGCATAATCGCCCCCTCTTCTTTGTATGTTCAAAATTTAAAATCTGAAGTTGATTTCGGGTAATTACCCTGCAGATTTTAAAATCTGAATATGTCGATTTTAGCGGTGTGCTACTTTGACAGTCGTGTTTTGCCAGACTTTGTGAACTTGTCTTTTGATTTGTTCAAAGTGTGCTGATTGTTCTGGCTGTTTATGAAGTTCAAGCATTATGCTAATGCCGTCTATCAGATAATCAGCCGCGTTCATTAATAAACTGGCTAAACGATTGGTGTCTTCAGCTCGGGTGGCAATACCGACAATAATCTGATGATCATCCATTTCAAGATCTTGTTCGACAGAGTGAATTCGAGAATGAACGGTTTCGCTTAAAAAGGCATATTCTGTGCGATATTCGCTCATCAAACCGGCCATTTCAGCTTTGATAGCAGTACTGACATCGCCACGGTTAATTTCATCCGCGCTGTTTATCATGCGTTCCAAATCATTCATCTCAAGTTCGGTTAAAGCATGAATCTCGAGCTGTTTCAGATAAAAGCGTGTCAGCACTTCCCTTCTTTGATCAGTATCACCATCAGTCATGGCTTCGAGAAAGTCTTCATGACGATAAAATGCCGCGAGATTGAATAAGGCCTCTAGTAAACAACGCGACATGATTTCTGTTTCATGAATCATGCCCCGTTCGGCCATCAGCAGAATAGATTGAAAGTGAGAGAGCATGCGTTGGAAATAAAGACTTAGATAGACTTCATTTTTATCATCAGGATGAATGTGGCAGTGATTTAAAATCGATTGCCCCAACTGGCTTAAATCTTCACAAACAAGGTATTGTGGAGTCTGGTGCATTTCAACACTGAGCGTTCCTGTTCGTGATTGCTCTGATAGAAAGCCTGTATCCTTAAAACTTGTTTGCTCTGACATAAAAACCTCTTTTATTGCTTAGTGGTTATCTATCTTACGCTTACCTGCTTGGCTTACAAAGCCTGATCTGTTTTTGACTCATGATTTCATTTCTGTATAACTGGTGTGAACAGATACATAGATAAGGAGAATAATATGGGATGGCGTGAAGATGGTACAGAAAAAACCTATACAGATGAAGAAGTTGAAGCACGTTTAAAACAAGAGCTTCCACATTGGTATTTAGAGAAC belongs to Methylophaga thalassica and includes:
- a CDS encoding calcium/sodium antiporter yields the protein MVWLLLLSGLVLLIVGADMLVKGAAKLAGSFGVPPLVIGLTGVAFGTSAPELAVSVKSAWSGQAELAIANVIGSNIFNILFILGLAALISPLLVSKQLIRQDVPIMIAVSAIATVMVWNGLLERWESAILFLALLAYTGFLFIQGKKQNDKEGIAEIDELLSVNTPTWKSVLYFFVGLILLVLGARWLVQSAVSIATGLGVSEAVIGLTIVAVGTSLPEVMTSVMATIRGERDIAIGNVVGSNIFNILCVLGLAGLISPEPLIAGPQLATLDIPVMLAVSVLCLPLFFVGATLTRFEGFLFLLLYTSYVSYMILVVTQANFATTLEQALIYGLIPAVFIYVSFTLVRDLMQREKE
- a CDS encoding DUF5677 domain-containing protein; protein product: MSEQTSFKDTGFLSEQSRTGTLSVEMHQTPQYLVCEDLSQLGQSILNHCHIHPDDKNEVYLSLYFQRMLSHFQSILLMAERGMIHETEIMSRCLLEALFNLAAFYRHEDFLEAMTDGDTDQRREVLTRFYLKQLEIHALTELEMNDLERMINSADEINRGDVSTAIKAEMAGLMSEYRTEYAFLSETVHSRIHSVEQDLEMDDHQIIVGIATRAEDTNRLASLLMNAADYLIDGISIMLELHKQPEQSAHFEQIKRQVHKVWQNTTVKVAHR